A stretch of DNA from Spirosoma endbachense:
TGTTTTATCAAAACGCACAACAACGGTCGGTTCGGCAATACCGGCCATGATGGTTTTCAGTTCTGTTTCCAGATTGGCCGGATCGACCGGTTTTTTATCGATGTAATATTGCTTTTTCTCATCTACCGACAGCGTTACCTGCTTCTTGCTCAACTGCTGTGTCGAAGCAGCCTTGGGCAACAGGAGTTTTATAACGTTCGGATTTGCTACCGTCGAAATGATCAGGAAGAACAACAACAGGAAAAACATGATGTCGTTCAGCGAAGACGTCGCAACTTCGGCCGCAAACTTAGTTTTTCTTCTGATTTTCATAGAAAGAACTGGCTATTAGACAGTAGATACGCTAGCAACTGGCCGGTGACCAATTCGCTAACATCCAGAGTCCGGATCAGTATACTACCGCATCCGGGCGGGCTCGGCAGTTGGTTTCTGAAGCACTTCAATAAACTCAAAGGCGTTTATTTCGAGCGCAAGCGTAAACCGTTCAATCATCATATTCAGCAGGTGGTAGCCGGTGTAGGCAATAACGCCGACAATCAGACCCGCGCCAGATGTGATCATTTTTTCGTAAAGACCACCGGCAATAATCCCGACACTGATATTGTCGGAAAGAGAAATGTCATAGAAAATACGAATGATCCCGGAGATAGTCCCGATAAAGCCCATCATTGGCGCAATACCGGCAATGATTCCCAGATAACCCATATTCCGCTCCAATCGGGACAATTCGATTTGCCCAACGGTTTCGACCGTACTTTCAATTTCCCTAATCGGCGAACCAATCCGACCGATGGCTTTTTCAAAAACACGTCCCATTGCCGTACGCTGATTCTTGGCAAAGGACTCTGCCGATTTGATATTTCCCTGCGCCACCATATCCCGAATATTATCGATAAAGTTCGGATCTGATTTCGTTTGGGAACGGATCACGAAATAGCGCTCGAAAATCAGGTAAAGAGCGGAGAAGAACAAAAACGCAATGGGTATCATGACCCAACCGCCTTTGGCTACCAGATCAAACAATTGTAAACTTTGGGGTTGAGCAGCCGCTGTGGCCGACAGCGATGCGGCCGTGGTGTCAACGGCCGGAACCTGAAGCAAGAGCATACGAACGAGTCGGGTAAGTGGATGAGTTTGACCAGTAGTTGTTTTGGAACAAACGAGCCGGTTTCCTCGGATATTGTTCCAAAGATAATGAAGCCTGCATTATGAGAAAGAGAAAGTTAGTGAATAGAAGCGCAACCTCGTTCATGATCATTGCCAAATTGATTACGACTACCGATTGGCTCATCACTATAAGCCTACACCTAACCCTAAAATTTCATTCAGGTTTTACCAGAATCTTTCCCCATCGCCCGTGCCGCTCCGAATGCTCAACGGCCTCCGTAATCTGGTCAAGCGCATAAGAAGCTTCGACAGGTAGCTGAATTTTGCCCGATGCCAGCAGACTAATCACATTCTGAGCAACATCCTGCCGGGTCTGGCTATCTACCCTGCGCATCCAGTCGGTTAGCCAGAAACCTTTCAGGGTCAATTCCCGAAAAATAAGCAGTCCTGCATTAATAGCTGGGTCCTGTAAACTCAATACGCCATAAATAATCATGGTTCCACCCTTTGCGAGACATTTGAGGGCTTCAGTGGCCGTATGTCCACCAACGGCATCGAGTACGCACGAAACGCCAGCGCCATCCGTAATCTGCTTCACGCGAGTGGTTAAACTTTCGGTCTCGATATTTATGACTTCAGTCAGACCTAATGCTTTGAGGTCATGGTTGAGGTCATCACGCCGAACCGTACCAATGATTTTGATTCCGCGCATTTTGCACAATTGAATCACCATTTTTCCGAATGCCGATCCGGCAGCTGTCAGCATCAGCCACCCGCCCTCCGGCACACCCGAATCCTGAACCATTGCATATGCGGTAAACGGGTTGACAAACAACTGAGCGGCAACGTCATCGGAGATGGCATCAGGCACAGGAATCAGGCTCCGCTGGTGTGCAATGGCATATTCTGACCAGGTACCAATGCTTGTGAAGCTTACCCGCATTCCTGTCCGCATCTGTACACCTTCGCCCAGGGCATCGACAATACCAACTCCCTCGAAACCCGCCCCCGACGGCAAATGGGGCCTGATGCCGTAAAGATTCTGTACAAATGTAATATCCGACGGATTAATGGGTGACGCAATGACTTTTATCCGGACTTCATTCGGCCCTGGTTCAGGCATTGGTATTTCTGTAGCTTTAAGAATATCAGCAGGTTTGCCGGTTTGTTCAAAAATGATGCTTTTCATAAGCGATGAAGCCTTCTGTTGTGTATGTGCCAAAAATATGACTTAATTCGCACAAACTATTCCTAAACCCTGATTACAACGGCTTGTGGCAGTTCCTTCTGTCCACTTGTCGTTAGCCATTAATCCCTTTTTATGCAGACCTCTCCCTTTCTTGGCGAATTAATTGGTACGGCTGTACTACTCCTATTGGGCAACGGTGTGGTGGCCAATGTCGTTCTAAAACAAACCAAAGGCGAATCGGCCGGATGGATCGTAATTACGGCAGGTTGGGCATTTGCCGTCACGATGGGCGTTTTCGTAGCCAAAGCTTTCGGCAGTATAGACGCTCATTTGAATCCGGCGGTTACGGTTGCTTTTGCGGTTGCTACCAATGATTACACAAACGTTGTTCCGTATATCCTTGCCCAACTGATTGGTGGCTTTTTGGGCGCAACACTAGTGTGGTTACAATATTATCCACACTGGGCTGCTACACCCGACTCGGCCTCTAAACTCGCCTGCTTCGCTACTGGCCCCGCTATCCGCAATCTGGGTGCCAATTTTCTGAGCGAAACGCTGGCTACGATTGTCCTTATTATTGGACTAGCGGGTATCTCTTCGAAAAATTTAGGTGAATTAGCCATTGGTGTTGGCCCCTACCTGGTCGGCATACTGGTCTGGAGCATTGGCCTTTCGCTGGGTGGCACAACCGGTTATGCGATTAATCCCGCCCGCGATCTAAGTCCGCGACTGGCCTACACAATACTACCTATCCCACAAAAAGGAGGTTCTGACTGGGGCTATGCCTGGATACCTGTGCTTGGGCCACTCGCTGGAGCCGTAATTGGTGGATTATTGATTCGTTTTTTCACATTGTAGGACAATCGGAGAAGTAAACTATTTTTGTGCGCTCCGTATCTTTGTCTTATTATGACCACCAAACCGTTTATCGTCGGCATTACCGGCGGCAGTGCATCAGGCAAAACATCCTTTCTGAAAGATGTGATAAGTGCATTCCCAGAAGACGAGATTTGCCTGATTTCGCAGGATAATTACTACCGCAGCCGCGATGTCATTCCGGTAGACGATCAGGGTATTCATAATTTTGATCTACCCGAAACCATCGACCATCATCTCTACGCACAGCATATTGGTCAGTTGCATAATGGCGAGATCGTTACGCAATTAGAGTATACGTTCAATAATCCGACTATTGTCCCGAAACTATTGACGTTCAAACCTGCACCGATCATTATCGTTGAAGGAATCTTTGTTTTTCATTTTCGAGAGCTGGCTGATCAGATGGATTTGAAAATCTTTATCGATGCCAAAAACAGCATCAAACTCGAACGACGTGTCAGACGTGATGCTGAAGAACGTGGCTATGACCTCGATGATGTGATGTATCGCTGGAAATACCACGTTAAGCCAACGTACCGGCAATTTATTAAGCCTTACCGCGCCGAAGCCGACATCGTTATTCCCAATAATGTTCACTACAGGAAAGGCCTTGAAGTTGTCATTGCATTTTTGAAGACGAAGGTACGTTAACGGATGGGCC
This window harbors:
- the udk gene encoding uridine kinase; this encodes MTTKPFIVGITGGSASGKTSFLKDVISAFPEDEICLISQDNYYRSRDVIPVDDQGIHNFDLPETIDHHLYAQHIGQLHNGEIVTQLEYTFNNPTIVPKLLTFKPAPIIIVEGIFVFHFRELADQMDLKIFIDAKNSIKLERRVRRDAEERGYDLDDVMYRWKYHVKPTYRQFIKPYRAEADIVIPNNVHYRKGLEVVIAFLKTKVR
- a CDS encoding MotA/TolQ/ExbB proton channel family protein: MLLLQVPAVDTTAASLSATAAAQPQSLQLFDLVAKGGWVMIPIAFLFFSALYLIFERYFVIRSQTKSDPNFIDNIRDMVAQGNIKSAESFAKNQRTAMGRVFEKAIGRIGSPIREIESTVETVGQIELSRLERNMGYLGIIAGIAPMMGFIGTISGIIRIFYDISLSDNISVGIIAGGLYEKMITSGAGLIVGVIAYTGYHLLNMMIERFTLALEINAFEFIEVLQKPTAEPARMR
- a CDS encoding zinc-dependent alcohol dehydrogenase family protein, whose product is MKSIIFEQTGKPADILKATEIPMPEPGPNEVRIKVIASPINPSDITFVQNLYGIRPHLPSGAGFEGVGIVDALGEGVQMRTGMRVSFTSIGTWSEYAIAHQRSLIPVPDAISDDVAAQLFVNPFTAYAMVQDSGVPEGGWLMLTAAGSAFGKMVIQLCKMRGIKIIGTVRRDDLNHDLKALGLTEVINIETESLTTRVKQITDGAGVSCVLDAVGGHTATEALKCLAKGGTMIIYGVLSLQDPAINAGLLIFRELTLKGFWLTDWMRRVDSQTRQDVAQNVISLLASGKIQLPVEASYALDQITEAVEHSERHGRWGKILVKPE
- a CDS encoding MIP/aquaporin family protein, which produces MQTSPFLGELIGTAVLLLLGNGVVANVVLKQTKGESAGWIVITAGWAFAVTMGVFVAKAFGSIDAHLNPAVTVAFAVATNDYTNVVPYILAQLIGGFLGATLVWLQYYPHWAATPDSASKLACFATGPAIRNLGANFLSETLATIVLIIGLAGISSKNLGELAIGVGPYLVGILVWSIGLSLGGTTGYAINPARDLSPRLAYTILPIPQKGGSDWGYAWIPVLGPLAGAVIGGLLIRFFTL
- a CDS encoding ExbD/TolR family protein gives rise to the protein MKIRRKTKFAAEVATSSLNDIMFFLLLFFLIISTVANPNVIKLLLPKAASTQQLSKKQVTLSVDEKKQYYIDKKPVDPANLETELKTIMAGIAEPTVVVRFDKTLTVQDLVDVLQTGAKLNIKMVMATSK